Proteins co-encoded in one Cytophaga hutchinsonii ATCC 33406 genomic window:
- a CDS encoding DEAD/DEAH box helicase — MTFNDFNFNSGLLDSLSSMGFNKPTPIQTEAIPVIMSNSDLVACAQTGTGKTAAYMLPILHKIIESNTDSLDTLVLVPTRELAIQIDQQIEGFSYFINVSSIAVYGGGDGATWDQQRKALTDGANIVIATPGRLLAQLQSGTANLKQIKHLVLDEADRMLDMGFYDDIVRVISYLPTERQTIMFSATMPTKMRALANKLMKDPQQINIAISKPAEGILQQAYLVYEEQKNKLIKHILSSGNFNSIIIFSSTKEHVKKLERDLSNMGFSLKGFHSDLEQEEREEIMRAFKSRQLQMLIGTDILSRGIDIDGIDLVINAEVPGDAENYIHRIGRTARAATTGTAITFISDTDQYKFLQIENLIGREIEKLKIPIEIGEGPAYEPEKKPKYNNKGFSNNKSKSGSKGSNRPTPKEHSKPVHREPSGIKHTIVKKQNPPQE, encoded by the coding sequence TTGACATTTAACGATTTTAATTTTAACTCCGGTTTATTAGATAGCTTAAGCTCCATGGGCTTTAATAAACCCACACCGATCCAGACAGAAGCAATCCCTGTGATTATGTCGAATAGTGATCTGGTAGCCTGCGCACAAACAGGCACAGGCAAGACTGCTGCATACATGCTTCCTATCTTACATAAAATTATTGAATCAAATACAGATAGTCTGGATACGCTGGTTCTAGTACCAACGCGTGAACTTGCCATACAGATTGATCAGCAGATAGAAGGTTTCTCATACTTCATTAATGTGAGCTCCATTGCTGTTTATGGCGGTGGTGATGGTGCAACGTGGGATCAGCAGCGCAAAGCATTGACCGATGGTGCCAACATTGTTATTGCAACCCCAGGCAGATTGCTGGCTCAGTTGCAATCCGGTACAGCAAACTTAAAACAGATCAAACATCTTGTACTGGATGAAGCCGATCGTATGCTGGACATGGGTTTTTATGATGATATTGTACGTGTAATAAGTTATCTGCCTACCGAGCGCCAAACTATTATGTTCTCTGCAACCATGCCTACAAAGATGCGTGCGTTAGCAAACAAACTCATGAAAGATCCGCAGCAGATCAACATTGCAATTTCTAAACCGGCGGAAGGTATTTTACAGCAAGCATACCTGGTGTACGAAGAGCAAAAAAATAAATTAATCAAACACATTCTTTCAAGCGGTAATTTTAACAGCATCATCATCTTTTCTTCTACAAAGGAACACGTTAAAAAACTCGAACGTGATTTATCCAATATGGGCTTCTCTTTGAAAGGTTTTCATTCGGATCTGGAGCAGGAAGAGCGTGAAGAGATTATGCGCGCATTTAAAAGCCGTCAATTGCAAATGCTGATTGGTACTGACATTCTATCCCGAGGTATTGATATTGATGGCATTGATCTGGTGATTAATGCGGAAGTTCCAGGTGATGCAGAAAATTATATTCACCGTATTGGCCGTACCGCTCGGGCAGCAACAACGGGTACAGCCATAACTTTTATCAGCGATACCGATCAGTATAAATTCTTGCAGATCGAAAACCTGATCGGCAGAGAAATTGAAAAATTAAAAATCCCGATTGAAATAGGAGAAGGACCTGCATACGAACCGGAGAAAAAACCTAAATATAACAACAAAGGTTTTTCAAACAATAAATCTAAAAGCGGAAGTAAAGGTAGTAATCGACCTACACCGAAAGAACATTCAAAACCGGTACACCGCGAACCAAGTGGTATTAAACATACCATTGTAAAAAAACAAAATCCTCCACAGGAATAA
- a CDS encoding MBL fold metallo-hydrolase gives MNVKRIKKRMFITFSIIAVLAIALYIFLQTAPFGNPPADARLERIRKSANYKDGVFKNLSNTPVMAEDASYMDMIKQQFSKDSTREPAVCIPSVKRDLSLVPSDRPVITWFGHSTYLIQTEGKNILIDPVFCTSTSPVQFVGNKKYKGTEVYTPADFPAINYLILTHDHYDHLDYQTTLDMQSKVFSYYMPLGVGSHLESWGIDTAKLHELDWWQEIDLEPGYKLVCLPARHFSGRSITDRGKTLWASYLLITPTHKIYIGGDSGYDTHFKQIADKYGAVDIAFLESGQYNAYWPYIHMMPEQTVQAAKDLQAKVLLPVHWGKYTLALHPWDEPIKRLTLEAHKQQVNVATPMIGEPVILDSILPHSTWWVPEGKK, from the coding sequence ATGAACGTAAAACGAATAAAAAAACGCATGTTTATCACATTCAGCATTATTGCCGTACTGGCAATCGCATTATATATATTTCTGCAAACAGCACCTTTCGGAAATCCGCCGGCAGACGCCCGTCTGGAACGCATCAGAAAATCAGCCAACTATAAAGACGGTGTATTTAAAAATCTTTCCAATACGCCGGTAATGGCCGAGGATGCATCTTACATGGATATGATCAAACAGCAATTCTCTAAAGATTCAACACGTGAACCTGCGGTATGCATTCCAAGTGTGAAGCGCGATCTATCTCTTGTCCCTTCTGATCGGCCGGTGATTACCTGGTTCGGACATTCGACGTATTTAATTCAAACAGAAGGGAAAAATATTTTAATTGATCCTGTTTTTTGTACCAGCACTTCTCCGGTTCAGTTTGTAGGTAATAAAAAATACAAGGGAACCGAAGTGTATACACCGGCTGATTTTCCGGCAATCAATTATCTGATCCTGACACACGATCATTACGATCACCTGGATTACCAGACAACGCTTGATATGCAATCAAAGGTTTTTTCGTATTACATGCCGCTGGGTGTTGGTTCGCACTTAGAATCCTGGGGTATTGATACGGCTAAATTACACGAACTGGATTGGTGGCAGGAAATTGATCTGGAACCGGGTTATAAGCTTGTATGCCTGCCGGCGCGCCATTTCTCCGGTCGCAGTATTACAGACAGAGGTAAAACGTTGTGGGCATCTTATCTGTTGATTACACCAACACATAAAATTTATATTGGCGGAGACTCCGGCTATGATACACACTTTAAACAGATTGCGGATAAATACGGCGCTGTTGATATTGCGTTTTTAGAATCCGGGCAATACAATGCTTACTGGCCATACATTCACATGATGCCTGAGCAGACGGTGCAGGCAGCAAAAGATCTGCAGGCGAAAGTATTGTTGCCGGTACACTGGGGAAAATATACGTTGGCGCTGCACCCCTGGGATGAACCTATCAAACGGTTAACACTGGAGGCGCATAAACAGCAGGTAAACGTTGCTACCCCAATGATTGGTGAACCGGTGATACTGGATAGTATTTTGCCGCACAGTACGTGGTGGGTGCCTGAAGGGAAAAAGTAA